Proteins encoded by one window of Candidatus Hinthialibacter antarcticus:
- a CDS encoding XTP/dITP diphosphatase encodes MSNTLLIATRNHKKQKELQSLLSGLGWDVVTLRDYPDSPDVEETGDTFLANAELKAVAASQHTGLLTLADDSGLAVDALDGRPGIYSARYANGEDSTDEENLQKVLDDIKGVPAEKRTARFVCAAVLAQGDQVVFSTEQCVEGFLTDAPSGEGGFGYDPIFYYPPFGKTFAEVPIEEKHAVSHRGQALAELIVFFETYSV; translated from the coding sequence CATAAAAAACAAAAAGAACTGCAATCGTTGCTCTCTGGTTTGGGCTGGGACGTCGTCACGTTGCGCGACTATCCCGACTCGCCGGACGTCGAAGAAACCGGCGATACCTTTCTCGCCAACGCCGAACTCAAGGCCGTGGCTGCATCGCAACATACCGGACTGTTGACCTTGGCGGACGACTCCGGCCTTGCGGTTGACGCCTTGGATGGACGCCCCGGCATCTACTCGGCCCGCTACGCCAACGGTGAAGATTCGACAGATGAAGAGAACCTGCAAAAAGTGCTTGATGATATAAAAGGCGTCCCGGCTGAGAAACGCACTGCGCGTTTTGTCTGCGCCGCCGTACTTGCCCAAGGCGATCAGGTTGTCTTTTCGACAGAACAATGCGTGGAAGGTTTTTTGACCGACGCCCCCAGCGGCGAGGGCGGTTTTGGCTATGACCCGATCTTTTATTATCCGCCGTTTGGAAAAACCTTCGCGGAAGTTCCCATCGAAGAAAAACACGCCGTCAGTCATCGCGGACAAGCCTTGGCGGAATTGATCGTGTTTTTTGAAACCTATTCCG